From one uncultured Paludibacter sp. genomic stretch:
- a CDS encoding putative internalin (Evidence 3 : Putative function from multiple computational evidences) — protein MMKYIHIFSTFLFVIFYFADISAAVNVQNKNDNGIYNIVLNNNANTITTSIIASATTVCKGDVQPTVTFSVISGGNSPYTFYYTRNGIKSEIVTDAGGNSKSIYIETNVPATINITLDSVSSGTLPAEEQIDKKITITVNKLPSVDFTFNNDECSGADIKFNPVVDTLDNYTYLWDFGDNTTSTSQSPVHNFYSVGSGTQDFTVKLTVTNKNTNCSNSKIATVTIKKGGDTNITSNATLTDYNGFKTFSLCENANKEFDFYNASSTKNTDSSYSIDWGDGSEIFSATTWTSLKHSYDPGLWNLKYTVFTEGSCNVTQTYNIFVGSNPSVSLGNPGNTDVCSETALKFPITNTENNPPGTTYTIIFNDGSDPIVYPHPPPPEVTHTFTRTSCGVTSSNGTTYFNNSFSATLIAENPCGKSSVSVVPIYVTTPPTGEIKGSKSVGCVNEMVNFYNPNELFTMAGPNGCTGSKVVWSITPDENYNLNGYSLGDDFGSDNYNVWQSGSSVIYPTFTAPGTYFIKIRVGNKCNIDEATDTICITAPPVPTFTLDKTEGCFPLTVNTNNTTDETNNCGNPITYQWEIVSYAQGTCGTSSSYSMTNGSNIINNGSSTSKNTKITLNNPGIYTLRLAATNNCGTFYSSNQQNITVKAPPIVSINSMPTVCHTFPVTKIQPTAAVTNCGSDALNYEWSFTGGNPSTSSSSVPGNIEYSASGTYTISLKVTNECGVSITATKIFTINPTPVLTSTIPNQLKCANQLSDLVDFTSDFPNTVFKWTNNNTSIGLPASGTGDILPFTLKNITSLNITATITVIPTLNGCDGASQTFTITVKPSVYFTTQPVSSAVCLNGTAQTLSVAYANGTGTPQYQWYSNTTNNNSGGTMISGATLPNYDPPTNSVGTKYYYCIVILPDDVCGTIVSDVATVTVVDVPTIDKNPLATQQICVGGTISPLSVSTINGVGTPTYQWFYNTTNSNIGGNQISGATSSSYTPPAFNATGSFYYYVVVNYSASACGVVTSDVAEVVVVTDPVITSQPVPTQSICQNTTPTDLTVVVSGGTGSFIYQWYSNTTNSTVNGQIITTATNATFTPPTNVIGTKYYYCVISQSGLGCQVISAISEVKVIAAPTITSQPQSATVCLGESVPTLSISYKDGVGTPQYQWYKNEINDNTSGTTIDGATNSTYSPPSTNVGTVYYYCEITLPSGGCNKIVSNTAKITINPYPVISDFSRRIASGTSFTVAPTNNPPTDIVPSGTTYTWTAPLIQPAGAISGATAQLTPQTVISQLLTNNTKSVATVTYTVTPVSNGCIGEAFNVLVTVDPPITVNAVVGDITCFGTNNGYISLDISGGVAPYTVEWTGPNGFSSTLANISQLSAGNYLLKVTDSVGISYSNTYTIKEPDEFVLTTTTRKDVTCFNAADGKISVLVTGGTPPYKYSWTKDGNQYASDTADIDNLQPGEYKVLVTDINNCGPRTETYAITEPQAMSITILDKQDLKCFGDSTGFVSVEVGGGTPKEISPGVFDYDYFWTGPNGFTSTNKNIDNLKAGSYSLEVTDNNGCTQYITTEIKQPDEIFINVTQQPVSCYGANDASIKISISGGVSPYQIEWSNFAKGDYLTDLGPGTYIVKITDANSCVATKEIIIEETPFSFHPVIKNVSCNGAQDGSISLNISGGVPPISLAWDDDSLAGATRNRLKVGTYNVKISDASCSFTKSFTIVEPLAINVAAKITDAFDCNNPNSGSISLVVEGGTEPYKYEWSNGQTTKDLINIPAGVYILNLTDNNGCEFSKQFEIKRQKPLELSAEVTPDFNCSTGQLKMKCTAQVSGGMPPYNFSWSSGNVSGDNNEIMETAQSGIVTLTVTDNLNCTMDYTFELQVPNVGIEFQIMDCDERKYAFNALIPYGQPNDYTFLWNFGDGKTSTLQNTEHSYSASGTYDVTLTIKNSTCETIFEKNIEVASNPVLSLDKLPVFCVGDSILLRVSGAQTYEWFNGSTSDSILIKNAGDYSVRGINKYGCSSILNFSAKNFESYKYTIQSDKNEVSPDNSEIQLWSDNIPNSEYYWDFGDGNFAAGYLQKHTYAIVKDGYFDVNLKVKNPNGCIENATKRIWIINGALKNTFSPNGDGIDDIYMKGWHIKVYNRNGVLIYNGTEGWDGTYKGGKVSNDTYXVIVYYPTATGIKTSTGYVTVIR, from the coding sequence ATGATGAAGTATATTCATATTTTTTCAACTTTTCTATTTGTCATTTTTTATTTTGCTGATATATCTGCTGCGGTAAATGTTCAAAATAAAAATGATAATGGCATATATAATATAGTGTTAAATAATAATGCTAACACGATAACAACTTCAATAATAGCAAGTGCAACAACGGTTTGCAAAGGAGATGTACAGCCCACCGTTACTTTTTCCGTTATATCAGGAGGAAATTCTCCATATACTTTTTATTATACGAGAAATGGAATTAAAAGTGAAATTGTAACTGATGCCGGTGGAAATAGTAAATCAATTTATATAGAGACAAACGTTCCTGCAACCATTAATATTACGCTTGATAGTGTTTCTTCAGGAACCTTGCCGGCAGAAGAACAAATAGATAAGAAAATTACTATTACAGTAAATAAATTGCCCAGCGTTGATTTTACATTTAACAATGATGAATGTTCCGGTGCAGATATAAAATTCAATCCCGTAGTAGACACTCTTGATAATTACACTTATCTGTGGGATTTCGGTGACAACACTACCTCCACATCACAAAGTCCGGTGCATAATTTTTATTCTGTCGGTTCTGGAACTCAAGATTTTACAGTAAAACTCACGGTAACCAATAAAAACACCAACTGCAGTAATTCAAAAATAGCTACTGTAACTATAAAAAAAGGTGGCGACACTAATATAACATCGAATGCTACTCTTACTGACTATAATGGATTTAAAACATTCTCACTGTGTGAGAATGCAAACAAAGAATTTGATTTTTATAATGCATCTTCAACGAAAAACACAGATTCATCTTATAGCATTGACTGGGGAGACGGTTCAGAAATTTTTAGCGCTACCACGTGGACAAGTTTGAAACACTCGTACGATCCCGGACTTTGGAATTTAAAATATACCGTTTTTACAGAAGGAAGCTGTAATGTAACACAAACATACAACATTTTTGTGGGTTCAAATCCATCTGTTTCGTTAGGAAACCCGGGAAATACAGATGTTTGTAGTGAAACCGCTTTAAAATTTCCTATTACTAATACAGAAAATAATCCTCCCGGAACTACCTATACTATTATTTTCAATGATGGTTCTGATCCCATTGTTTATCCGCATCCACCGCCTCCTGAAGTTACTCATACATTTACAAGAACGTCGTGTGGAGTTACAAGTTCAAATGGAACAACTTATTTCAACAATTCTTTCTCTGCTACTCTTATTGCTGAAAATCCTTGTGGGAAGTCTTCAGTCAGTGTTGTTCCTATTTATGTTACTACGCCTCCAACGGGAGAGATAAAAGGATCAAAATCCGTAGGATGTGTGAATGAAATGGTTAATTTTTATAATCCGAACGAACTCTTCACAATGGCTGGTCCCAACGGTTGTACCGGCTCGAAAGTAGTATGGAGTATAACGCCCGATGAAAACTATAATTTAAATGGTTATTCTTTGGGTGATGATTTCGGTTCTGACAATTATAATGTATGGCAATCCGGAAGTTCTGTCATTTACCCAACCTTTACAGCTCCAGGTACATATTTTATTAAAATAAGAGTTGGAAATAAATGTAATATAGACGAAGCAACGGATACTATTTGTATTACCGCTCCGCCTGTACCTACTTTTACACTGGATAAAACCGAAGGATGTTTTCCGCTCACGGTTAATACAAACAATACAACAGACGAAACAAATAATTGTGGTAATCCAATAACATATCAATGGGAAATTGTGTCATACGCACAAGGTACTTGCGGAACATCAAGTTCATATTCAATGACCAATGGATCAAATATTATAAATAATGGTAGTTCGACATCTAAAAACACAAAAATAACATTAAACAATCCCGGTATTTATACGCTTCGTTTAGCGGCAACAAATAATTGTGGTACTTTTTATAGTTCAAACCAACAAAATATCACTGTAAAAGCTCCTCCAATTGTTTCTATTAATTCGATGCCTACAGTTTGCCATACTTTTCCTGTAACAAAAATACAACCTACGGCAGCAGTAACGAATTGTGGTTCAGATGCATTGAATTATGAATGGAGTTTTACAGGTGGAAATCCTTCCACTTCAAGTTCTTCAGTTCCCGGAAATATTGAATATTCAGCTTCCGGAACTTATACAATTTCACTTAAAGTTACCAATGAATGCGGTGTTTCTATTACGGCTACTAAAATATTTACAATCAATCCCACACCGGTATTAACAAGCACTATCCCAAACCAATTAAAATGTGCCAATCAATTGTCTGATTTGGTAGATTTTACAAGCGATTTTCCAAATACTGTTTTTAAATGGACAAATAATAATACTTCAATAGGATTACCAGCAAGCGGAACCGGAGACATTCTTCCTTTTACACTTAAAAATATAACTTCATTGAATATAACGGCAACCATTACCGTAATTCCTACGCTCAACGGATGTGATGGAGCCTCGCAAACTTTTACCATAACAGTAAAACCGTCGGTTTATTTTACTACTCAGCCCGTTTCAAGTGCGGTTTGTTTGAACGGAACTGCTCAAACATTGTCAGTTGCTTATGCCAATGGAACAGGCACTCCTCAATATCAATGGTATAGCAACACAACAAACAATAATTCTGGAGGAACAATGATTTCAGGGGCGACATTGCCTAATTATGATCCACCCACTAATTCTGTTGGAACTAAATATTATTATTGTATTGTTATACTGCCTGATGATGTTTGTGGTACAATTGTTTCGGATGTTGCGACTGTAACTGTTGTAGATGTTCCAACTATTGATAAAAATCCTCTTGCGACACAACAAATTTGCGTAGGAGGGACAATTTCACCATTGAGCGTATCTACTATTAATGGCGTTGGAACTCCGACTTATCAATGGTTCTATAATACGACGAACAGTAACATCGGAGGCAATCAAATATCGGGCGCAACTTCGTCAAGTTATACTCCGCCTGCGTTTAATGCTACAGGAAGTTTTTATTATTATGTTGTGGTAAACTATTCGGCAAGCGCTTGCGGAGTAGTTACCAGCGATGTTGCTGAAGTTGTTGTTGTCACGGATCCGGTCATTACTTCACAGCCTGTTCCGACACAATCAATTTGTCAAAATACAACTCCAACAGATTTAACCGTCGTCGTTTCAGGTGGAACGGGCAGTTTTATATATCAGTGGTATAGTAATACTACAAATTCAACTGTAAATGGACAAATAATTACTACAGCGACAAATGCAACTTTCACACCTCCTACAAATGTAATTGGAACAAAATATTACTATTGCGTTATTTCTCAATCCGGTTTGGGATGTCAAGTAATATCTGCTATTAGCGAGGTAAAAGTAATTGCCGCTCCCACAATTACATCTCAACCTCAGTCTGCTACTGTTTGTCTAGGTGAGTCAGTTCCAACTCTATCCATCTCTTATAAAGATGGTGTGGGAACTCCACAGTATCAGTGGTATAAAAATGAAATAAACGATAATACTTCAGGAACAACTATTGACGGCGCCACAAATTCTACTTATTCACCTCCTTCAACAAATGTAGGCACAGTTTATTATTATTGTGAAATTACGCTTCCATCAGGAGGTTGTAATAAAATTGTTTCCAATACGGCAAAAATTACAATTAATCCATATCCTGTAATTTCTGATTTTAGCCGGAGAATTGCAAGCGGTACAAGTTTTACGGTTGCTCCAACGAATAATCCTCCTACAGATATTGTCCCCTCGGGTACTACTTACACATGGACAGCGCCTTTAATCCAACCTGCAGGTGCAATATCGGGAGCTACAGCACAATTAACTCCTCAAACTGTTATCAGCCAATTATTGACAAATAATACAAAATCCGTTGCAACTGTTACTTATACAGTAACGCCTGTTTCAAACGGTTGTATCGGAGAGGCATTTAATGTTTTAGTTACTGTGGATCCTCCCATCACGGTAAATGCTGTTGTCGGAGATATTACTTGTTTTGGCACTAATAATGGATATATCAGTTTGGATATATCAGGTGGGGTTGCTCCGTATACAGTAGAATGGACAGGACCGAATGGATTTTCTTCTACTCTTGCTAACATATCACAATTATCTGCAGGAAATTATTTATTAAAAGTTACGGATAGTGTAGGAATCTCATATTCTAATACATACACTATAAAAGAGCCCGATGAGTTCGTTTTGACGACCACGACTAGGAAAGATGTAACTTGTTTTAACGCTGCGGACGGCAAAATTTCGGTTTTGGTAACAGGAGGAACTCCACCTTACAAATACTCATGGACGAAGGACGGCAATCAATATGCTTCTGATACGGCTGATATTGATAATTTGCAGCCGGGAGAGTATAAAGTTTTAGTAACGGATATAAACAATTGCGGTCCCAGAACTGAAACTTATGCTATTACTGAACCTCAGGCAATGTCTATAACAATCCTGGACAAACAAGATTTAAAATGTTTTGGTGATTCTACAGGTTTTGTTTCTGTTGAAGTTGGAGGAGGAACGCCAAAGGAAATATCGCCCGGTGTCTTTGATTATGATTATTTTTGGACAGGACCAAACGGATTTACTTCTACGAATAAAAATATTGATAATTTGAAAGCCGGAAGTTATTCCTTAGAAGTAACCGATAATAATGGATGCACACAATATATCACAACCGAAATAAAACAACCCGATGAGATATTTATAAATGTTACTCAACAACCTGTCTCCTGTTACGGAGCAAACGATGCCTCCATTAAAATAAGTATAAGCGGTGGAGTTTCACCTTACCAAATTGAATGGAGCAATTTTGCTAAAGGGGATTATTTGACAGATTTAGGTCCCGGAACATATATAGTAAAAATAACAGACGCCAATTCTTGTGTAGCCACTAAGGAAATAATCATAGAAGAAACGCCTTTTTCATTTCATCCGGTAATCAAAAATGTGAGTTGTAATGGCGCGCAAGATGGTAGCATTTCATTAAACATATCGGGTGGAGTTCCTCCTATTAGTCTCGCGTGGGACGATGATTCACTTGCCGGAGCAACCCGAAACAGATTAAAAGTCGGTACTTACAACGTAAAAATAAGTGACGCATCTTGTTCATTTACAAAATCTTTTACCATTGTAGAGCCATTAGCTATTAATGTTGCCGCAAAAATTACAGACGCATTTGATTGCAATAATCCTAACAGCGGCTCTATTAGTCTGGTAGTTGAAGGAGGAACAGAACCTTATAAATACGAATGGTCAAATGGACAAACAACAAAAGATTTGATAAATATTCCTGCGGGTGTTTATATTCTAAATTTAACCGATAACAACGGATGTGAGTTCAGTAAGCAATTTGAGATTAAAAGGCAGAAACCTTTGGAATTATCGGCTGAAGTTACTCCTGATTTCAATTGTTCAACAGGACAATTAAAAATGAAATGTACCGCTCAAGTTTCAGGAGGAATGCCGCCATATAATTTTTCATGGTCAAGCGGAAACGTGTCAGGTGATAATAATGAAATAATGGAAACCGCTCAAAGCGGAATAGTTACGCTGACTGTAACAGATAATCTAAATTGTACTATGGATTACACTTTTGAACTACAAGTACCAAATGTAGGTATTGAATTTCAAATAATGGACTGTGATGAACGAAAATATGCTTTTAATGCTCTTATTCCCTACGGGCAACCGAATGATTATACTTTTTTATGGAATTTTGGCGATGGAAAGACAAGTACATTGCAGAACACGGAACATTCTTATTCTGCATCCGGCACCTATGATGTAACTTTAACGATAAAAAACAGTACGTGTGAAACAATATTTGAAAAGAATATCGAAGTGGCTTCAAATCCGGTTTTGTCACTCGATAAATTACCTGTTTTCTGCGTTGGCGATTCAATTCTTTTACGTGTATCAGGTGCACAAACTTATGAGTGGTTTAATGGAAGTACTTCGGATAGTATTTTAATAAAAAATGCCGGAGACTATTCTGTGCGTGGAATAAATAAATACGGTTGCAGTTCTATCTTGAATTTCAGTGCTAAAAATTTTGAATCTTATAAATATACTATTCAATCCGATAAAAATGAAGTTTCGCCTGATAATTCTGAAATTCAACTTTGGAGTGATAATATTCCAAATTCTGAATATTATTGGGATTTTGGAGATGGAAATTTTGCAGCAGGTTACCTTCAAAAACATACGTATGCTATTGTAAAAGATGGATATTTTGATGTGAATTTGAAAGTGAAAAATCCGAATGGATGTATAGAAAATGCTACAAAAAGAATTTGGATTATCAATGGAGCATTAAAAAACACCTTTTCACCTAATGGCGATGGTATTGATGATATTTATATGAAGGGCTGGCACATTAAAGTTTATAATCGTAACGGAGTATTAATTTACAATGGAACTGAGGGTTGGGATGGTACATACAAAGGCGGTAAAGTGAGTAATGATACATATTTNGTTATTGTATATTATCCTACCGCTACTGGAATTAAAACAAGCACGGGATATGTCACGGTGATAAGATAA
- a CDS encoding putative membrane protein (Evidence 3 : Putative function from multiple computational evidences) — MRRVYAFIFTIFIFTRISAQSDVRLNNYWWKTSIINPAYMSKVNLVEFDMAYRNQWTLFPGAPKTLYASAAYYIEDLHTKIGVKATQDKIGYTSSTDIDLLYSYATKIGYYWRLQMGMALSYQNQSYDISKIDSQTPTDPALVNLLRKEDRLNADVGFEMTDDTWLLGYTGQNLASLFRQENTRFTNTNIIYATYRHPVNERIDFSYGIAGIQSRNVYQMEFHFTSDFKDVFKIGAFYRTPNEMGILFGLNLGKNXXLYYNYDYNVGGISRSSIGSHEIMLSYALEKLYKCNCWY; from the coding sequence ATGAGAAGAGTTTATGCATTCATATTTACGATTTTTATTTTTACAAGAATATCGGCTCAATCAGACGTTCGATTAAATAATTATTGGTGGAAAACTTCNATTATTAATCCGGCGTATATGTCGAAAGTAAATTTGGTTGAATTTGATATGGCTTACAGAAACCAATGGACATTATTTCCCGGTGCCCCAAAAACCTTATATGCCTCTGCGGCGTATTATATTGAAGACTTGCACACAAAAATAGGTGTAAAAGCCACGCAAGATAAAATAGGATATACATCATCTACCGACATTGATCTTCTCTATAGTTACGCTACAAAAATAGGTTATTATTGGCGACTGCAAATGGGTATGGCATTAAGTTATCAAAATCAATCTTATGATATCTCCAAAATTGACTCTCAAACTCCTACGGATCCCGCTTTAGTTAATTTATTGAGAAAAGAAGACAGATTAAATGCAGATGTAGGTTTTGAGATGACGGATGATACATGGCTTTTGGGATACACGGGTCAAAATTTAGCATCGTTATTCAGACAAGAAAACACACGCTTTACAAATACAAATATAATTTACGCTACTTATCGTCATCCTGTAAATGAACGAATCGATTTTAGTTACGGTATTGCCGGTATTCAATCAAGAAATGTTTATCAAATGGAGTTTCATTTTACAAGCGATTTCAAAGATGTTTTTAAAATAGGCGCTTTTTATCGNACTCCTAACGAAATGGGCATTTTATTTGGTCTCAATTTAGGAAAAAATNTGAANTTATATTATAATTATGATTATAATGTTGGAGGCATTAGTCGAAGTTCCATTGGTTCACATGAAATAATGCTCTCTTATGCTTTGGAGAAGCTGTACAAGTGTAATTGTTGGTATTAA
- a CDS encoding hypothetical protein (Evidence 5 : Unknown function): MRTHKYFHFKKFNYLIGMFLDFITSEKVTGCITVFTKSY, encoded by the coding sequence GTGCGCACACACAAATATTTCCATTTTAAAAAGTTTAATTATTTAATAGGAATGTTTTTGGATTTTATTACGTCGGAAAAAGTAACAGGTTGTATAACTGTTTTTACAAAAAGTTATTAG
- a CDS encoding conserved hypothetical protein (Evidence 4 : Unknown function but conserved in other organisms) yields MKNYPENITIKQIAKLAGVSAGTVDRVLHNRGKVSVKNLEKINKVLQSVDYKPNIIASALASNKIYRLAAVIPVSNKGEYWELVSLGMDEGINEFRQFGVQMEKIFFDQYDSRSMKKVNEILSSEKYDGVVLAVLFKDEFAELSDYLSEINIPFIYMDFNLLDHKQLSFYGTDSFSGGKLSARMLLTLIGIKDDILIVLLNAKNGLRSNQSLNRERGFLEYLENKNFQGKIHRINLEYVDKKRNDEILNEFFSENKIKGVIVFNSTCHIVAQYFKEKNISDIVLVGYDGIEENINMMKEDFVDVLIAQRPYYQGYEATKSLCNYLLRKTIPPKENYIPLDILVRENVDFYNFQ; encoded by the coding sequence ATGAAAAATTACCCTGAAAATATTACTATTAAACAAATAGCAAAATTAGCAGGTGTTTCGGCAGGTACTGTAGACAGGGTTTTGCATAATAGAGGAAAGGTCTCTGTAAAAAATTTGGAAAAAATCAATAAAGTTTTACAAAGTGTTGATTATAAGCCAAATATTATTGCCAGTGCTTTGGCGTCAAATAAAATATATCGCTTAGCAGCGGTGATTCCGGTATCAAACAAAGGAGAATATTGGGAGCTTGTATCACTGGGAATGGATGAAGGAATTAATGAATTTCGTCAGTTTGGAGTGCAGATGGAGAAAATCTTCTTCGACCAATATGACAGTAGAAGTATGAAGAAGGTAAATGAAATATTATCTTCAGAAAAATACGATGGAGTGGTTTTGGCAGTTCTTTTTAAAGACGAATTTGCAGAATTATCCGATTATTTATCTGAAATAAATATTCCATTTATATATATGGATTTTAATTTGCTCGATCACAAACAGTTGTCTTTTTATGGAACTGATTCATTTAGTGGCGGTAAATTAAGTGCGAGAATGTTATTAACACTGATAGGAATAAAAGACGACATCCTTATTGTGTTGCTGAATGCAAAAAATGGTTTGCGTTCCAATCAAAGTTTGAATCGTGAAAGAGGATTTTTGGAATATTTGGAAAATAAGAATTTTCAGGGGAAAATACACCGAATTAATTTGGAATACGTGGACAAAAAGCGTAACGATGAAATTTTAAATGAGTTTTTTTCTGAAAATAAAATTAAAGGTGTGATTGTTTTTAATTCAACGTGTCATATTGTAGCTCAATATTTTAAAGAAAAAAATATTTCGGATATTGTGTTGGTAGGATACGATGGGATTGAGGAAAATATAAATATGATGAAAGAAGATTTTGTGGATGTGTTAATCGCTCAACGCCCTTATTATCAGGGATATGAAGCCACAAAATCACTATGTAATTATTTGTTGAGAAAAACAATTCCCCCAAAGGAAAATTATATTCCGTTAGATATTTTAGTTCGTGAAAATGTAGATTTTTATAACTTTCAATAA
- a CDS encoding Sugar kinase, ribokinase → MSKKIVTFGEIMLRLATPGYQRFIQSQSLSSTFGGGEANVAVSLANYGMDAEFITRLPKNDIADWCISELRKYNVGTKNIIRGGERVGIYFLETGAVARASKVVYDRSGSSISEIQPGMVNWNEVLKDADWFHWTGITPALSQGAADACLEAIKTANKMGVTVSCDLNYRKNLWKYGKKASEIMPALVDGCDIILGNEEDAEKVFGIKPEGFDVTTTGGEVNSAEFKSVCTQMMKKFPRAKKVIITLRGSINANHNTWGGVLYADGKLYESKRYDITHIVDRVGGGDSFMGGLIYGLLTYPNEDQKALEFAVAASCLKHTIYGDFNLVSVAEVENLMGGDGSGRVSR, encoded by the coding sequence ATGAGTAAAAAAATAGTAACATTTGGAGAAATTATGCTTCGGCTGGCAACTCCCGGCTATCAACGTTTTATTCAATCTCAAAGTTTAAGTTCCACATTTGGAGGTGGAGAAGCCAATGTTGCTGTTTCACTTGCCAATTATGGAATGGATGCGGAATTTATAACTCGTTTGCCTAAAAATGATATTGCCGATTGGTGTATTTCAGAATTAAGAAAATATAATGTAGGAACAAAAAATATCATTCGTGGAGGAGAACGTGTAGGGATATATTTTTTAGAAACGGGAGCGGTTGCGCGCGCATCAAAGGTGGTTTATGACAGAAGCGGTTCTTCCATTTCTGAAATCCAACCTGGTATGGTTAATTGGAATGAAGTTTTAAAAGATGCAGACTGGTTTCACTGGACAGGAATTACCCCGGCACTTTCGCAAGGAGCTGCCGATGCTTGTTTAGAAGCAATAAAAACAGCAAATAAAATGGGTGTAACCGTTTCGTGCGATTTGAATTACCGCAAAAATCTTTGGAAATACGGTAAAAAAGCATCGGAAATAATGCCTGCTTTAGTTGATGGTTGCGATATAATTCTTGGAAATGAAGAAGATGCCGAAAAAGTTTTTGGAATTAAACCCGAAGGATTTGATGTAACAACTACAGGCGGTGAGGTAAATTCAGCCGAATTTAAAAGCGTTTGTACGCAAATGATGAAAAAATTCCCGCGCGCAAAAAAAGTAATAATCACCCTTCGAGGTTCCATAAATGCGAATCATAATACGTGGGGCGGCGTTCTTTACGCTGATGGAAAACTTTATGAATCAAAACGTTATGATATAACTCATATTGTAGATAGAGTGGGAGGAGGAGATTCATTTATGGGAGGTTTAATTTATGGCTTGCTTACTTATCCTAACGAAGATCAAAAAGCATTGGAATTTGCGGTGGCAGCTTCTTGTCTAAAACACACCATTTATGGCGATTTTAATTTAGTTTCTGTAGCTGAAGTAGAAAATTTGATGGGTGGCGATGGCTCCGGACGTGTTTCTCGTTAA
- a CDS encoding 2-keto-3-deoxy-phosphogluconate aldolase translates to MAPDVFLVNWKSKKHIKMKFNKLQVLSAMTDTGIIPVFNHKDIEIAKKVLKACYDGGIRIFEFTNRGDFAQEVFGELVKFATKECPEMILGVGSVVDAPTAALYIQLGANFVVGPLFNPDVAKVCNRRCVPYTPGCGSISEIGFAQEAGCDLCKVFPGDVLGTAFVKGLKAPMPWSMIMVTGGVKPEEANLKSWFDSGATCVGMGSNLFPVDVIKNQDWNSISNLCKNALEIVKKVRNK, encoded by the coding sequence ATGGCTCCGGACGTGTTTCTCGTTAATTGGAAATCAAAAAAACATATAAAAATGAAATTTAATAAATTACAAGTACTTTCCGCGATGACCGATACGGGAATTATTCCCGTTTTTAATCATAAAGATATAGAAATAGCAAAAAAAGTATTAAAAGCATGTTATGATGGCGGCATTCGTATTTTTGAATTTACCAACCGGGGTGATTTTGCTCAAGAAGTTTTTGGAGAATTAGTTAAATTCGCCACAAAAGAATGTCCGGAAATGATTTTGGGAGTTGGTTCTGTTGTGGATGCTCCTACTGCTGCACTTTATATTCAGCTTGGAGCCAATTTTGTAGTTGGTCCATTGTTTAATCCCGATGTGGCGAAAGTTTGCAATCGCAGATGCGTACCTTATACGCCGGGTTGTGGTTCGATTTCAGAAATAGGTTTCGCACAGGAAGCAGGATGCGATTTATGTAAAGTTTTCCCCGGAGATGTATTAGGAACTGCATTTGTAAAAGGATTAAAAGCGCCAATGCCCTGGAGTATGATTATGGTAACAGGCGGAGTAAAACCGGAAGAAGCCAATTTAAAGAGTTGGTTTGATTCGGGTGCGACCTGCGTAGGAATGGGCTCCAATCTTTTCCCGGTGGATGTAATCAAAAATCAAGATTGGAATTCTATAAGCAATCTGTGTAAAAATGCTTTGGAAATTGTAAAAAAAGTGAGAAATAAATAA